In one window of Candidatus Hydrogenedentota bacterium DNA:
- the kdpA gene encoding potassium-transporting ATPase subunit KdpA, which yields MDIYGWIQFALFLGVLLALTKPVGLYLVHVLDPERRTPVSRLVDPVERGLLRLMNVKRSDEQTWQRYAFSMLAFSAVSLLFTYAILRLQHLLPLNPQKLPAVPSALAFNTAVSFTTNTNWQAYAGETTMSYLSQMVALTFHNFASAAVGIAIAAALVRGIARRETSTVGNFWVDLVRINLHLLLPLSFVFALFLVSQGTLQNFGGYTTASTIEGETTQTIAQGPVASQVAIKMLGTNGGGFFNANAAHPFENSTPLSNFVQMISIFLIPSGLTYYLGCATKDQRHGWAVWSAMAALFIAGALACWAAEAHGNPRLHALGVEATPGNMEGKEVRFGVFNSALFATITTAASCGAVNSMHDSFTPLGGLAPLLNIQLGEVVFGGVGAGLYGMLVFVILTVFLAGLMIGRTPEYLGKKIDAFDVKAAALAILILTFSILGFSAWASVSDWGVSSRANEGPHGLTEILYAYSSATGNNGSAFAGLNANTNWYNTTLGIAMLLGRFAMIVPILALAGNMARKRLSPTGKGSFPVSGPTFAVLLVATVVLVGALTFLPALSLGPVLEHFTMVATKTTF from the coding sequence ATGGACATCTATGGCTGGATACAATTTGCCCTGTTTCTTGGAGTGCTGCTGGCACTCACGAAACCGGTTGGACTCTATCTCGTTCACGTGCTCGATCCCGAACGGCGCACGCCCGTCAGCCGACTCGTCGATCCGGTCGAGCGAGGCTTGCTGCGACTCATGAACGTCAAGCGCTCGGACGAGCAGACGTGGCAGCGCTATGCGTTCTCGATGCTCGCATTCAGCGCGGTGTCGCTACTATTCACTTACGCGATTCTGCGATTGCAGCACCTACTTCCCTTGAACCCACAGAAACTCCCCGCCGTTCCGTCTGCGCTGGCTTTCAACACGGCGGTGAGCTTCACGACCAACACGAACTGGCAGGCCTACGCGGGCGAGACCACGATGTCGTATCTCTCGCAGATGGTAGCGCTGACGTTTCACAATTTCGCGTCGGCTGCGGTGGGTATTGCCATTGCGGCGGCGCTGGTACGCGGAATTGCGCGGCGCGAAACAAGCACCGTGGGGAACTTCTGGGTCGATCTCGTGCGCATCAATCTGCATCTGCTTTTGCCGCTCAGTTTCGTGTTTGCGTTGTTTCTTGTGAGCCAGGGCACTCTTCAAAACTTTGGCGGGTATACAACTGCGTCTACCATCGAGGGAGAGACGACGCAGACGATTGCGCAAGGGCCGGTTGCATCGCAAGTGGCGATCAAGATGCTCGGAACCAACGGCGGCGGTTTCTTCAATGCCAATGCCGCTCATCCATTCGAGAATTCAACGCCGCTCTCGAACTTCGTGCAGATGATTTCGATCTTCCTCATCCCGAGCGGATTAACGTACTACCTGGGTTGCGCAACCAAGGATCAGCGCCACGGGTGGGCCGTCTGGAGCGCAATGGCCGCGTTGTTCATTGCGGGCGCGCTGGCCTGCTGGGCCGCGGAAGCCCACGGAAACCCGCGCCTGCACGCACTTGGCGTGGAGGCTACACCCGGCAACATGGAAGGCAAGGAAGTCCGGTTTGGCGTGTTCAATTCGGCGTTGTTCGCGACGATCACGACAGCAGCGTCGTGTGGCGCGGTGAATTCGATGCACGATTCGTTCACGCCACTTGGCGGCTTGGCGCCCCTGCTCAACATCCAACTCGGCGAGGTCGTGTTTGGCGGTGTCGGGGCAGGTCTGTATGGGATGCTGGTCTTCGTCATACTGACCGTATTTCTTGCGGGACTGATGATCGGTCGCACGCCGGAATACTTGGGTAAGAAAATCGATGCGTTCGACGTGAAGGCCGCGGCTCTGGCCATTCTCATTTTGACCTTCTCAATACTCGGCTTCTCGGCGTGGGCCAGCGTCAGCGATTGGGGTGTCTCAAGCCGGGCGAACGAAGGGCCCCACGGCCTCACCGAAATCCTGTATGCCTACTCGTCGGCAACAGGCAACAACGGCAGCGCGTTTGCCGGGTTGAACGCAAACACGAACTGGTACAACACGACCCTGGGCATCGCCATGTTACTGGGACGGTTCGCGATGATCGTTCCCATACTCGCGCTGGCAGGCAACATGGCACGCAAGCGACTCTCTCCCACTGGCAAAGGCAGCTTCCCTGTCTCGGGTCCGACGTTTGCTGTCCTGCTTGTCGCGACGGTGGTTCTAGTGGGTGCGTTGACCTTTCTCCCCGCGTTGTCACTCGGTCCTGTGCTTGAACATTTCACGATGGTCGCAACGAAGACCACGTTCTAG
- a CDS encoding HAMP domain-containing protein, which translates to MIGLRQKLGIGFGALLLVTVVIGGVSISQLHVLGRAIDVIMKENYRSVIACGDMKEALERMDSGALFTMLGDEDEGNALIDANRIVFEKALQTEISNVTLPGEGEKAAQIQKYFAEYVQKIETVRNGNLSMDQRRLTYFDEILPLFQQIKSLADTILTLNQENMASANRAAGLRAAAARHQMYMYLLAGFLIAVVSIVLVRRWVLRPIQLLTDSVRDIQHGTLEVVVPTVSNDELGQLTAAFNEMASKLREFRRSERLQYIRVQRATQEAFSCLPEAIAVVNEAGEVEIATPSAQHTFGLTPHTLISQCMYPWIADTFHEVLREGRAVQGSAKDSGHQFFVNGEERFYRPKGVPMIEHDEGVNGVIMVLEDVTQLRQQVELKRGVISTVSHQLRTPLTAIRMAVHLLLEEKVGPLNPKQTDLLLAARDEGSRLSAILEDLLDISRIESGRALLDLRPIAPSELAFNAIERHAGPAKDRGISLVANVAVDLPEALADATRIAHVFDNLITNALKYTMPGGAVTIAARCDAEFVTFSISDTGCGIPEEYRSRIFDPFFRVPGQDKSSGVGLGLAIVKEIVVAHGGTVTASSGDGAGSVFTFTLRRADAPESMETS; encoded by the coding sequence ATGATTGGTTTACGACAGAAACTTGGTATCGGGTTCGGGGCATTGCTGCTCGTCACGGTGGTGATTGGCGGCGTCAGCATTTCGCAACTTCATGTGTTGGGGCGCGCAATCGACGTAATCATGAAAGAGAATTATCGAAGCGTCATTGCGTGCGGCGACATGAAGGAAGCGCTGGAGCGGATGGACAGCGGCGCGCTATTCACGATGCTTGGCGACGAGGACGAGGGCAACGCGCTCATCGACGCCAATCGGATCGTGTTTGAGAAGGCGCTTCAAACCGAGATTTCGAATGTTACGTTGCCCGGAGAAGGCGAGAAGGCCGCACAAATTCAAAAGTACTTTGCCGAATACGTCCAGAAGATAGAGACGGTTCGCAATGGGAACCTGAGCATGGACCAGCGGCGCTTGACCTACTTTGACGAAATCCTGCCGCTCTTCCAACAGATCAAGTCGCTGGCCGATACGATCCTGACGCTCAACCAGGAGAACATGGCGTCGGCGAATCGCGCGGCCGGTTTACGCGCGGCGGCGGCGCGCCATCAGATGTATATGTACTTGCTCGCCGGATTTCTGATTGCCGTCGTGAGCATCGTGCTTGTGCGGCGCTGGGTGCTGCGCCCAATCCAACTCCTCACCGATTCCGTGCGCGACATCCAACACGGCACGCTCGAGGTGGTCGTGCCCACTGTGTCCAACGACGAACTTGGTCAGCTTACGGCCGCGTTTAACGAGATGGCGTCGAAGCTGCGCGAATTCCGGCGCAGCGAACGGCTTCAGTACATTCGGGTTCAGCGCGCGACACAGGAAGCCTTCAGTTGCCTGCCCGAAGCCATTGCAGTCGTCAACGAGGCCGGCGAAGTGGAAATTGCGACGCCCAGCGCGCAGCACACGTTTGGACTCACGCCACATACGCTGATTTCACAGTGCATGTATCCGTGGATTGCAGACACATTTCATGAGGTCCTGCGCGAGGGCCGCGCCGTGCAAGGTTCGGCCAAAGACAGCGGTCATCAGTTCTTCGTCAACGGCGAGGAACGTTTCTACCGTCCCAAGGGTGTGCCGATGATCGAGCACGACGAAGGCGTGAACGGCGTCATTATGGTCCTGGAAGACGTCACGCAGTTGCGTCAGCAGGTGGAACTGAAACGCGGAGTCATTTCAACGGTATCCCACCAACTAAGGACACCGCTCACCGCGATACGCATGGCCGTGCACTTGCTGTTGGAGGAGAAGGTAGGCCCCCTGAATCCAAAGCAGACCGACCTCCTGTTGGCAGCGCGCGACGAGGGCAGCCGGTTGTCGGCAATCCTCGAAGACTTGCTCGATATCAGCCGTATCGAATCGGGCAGGGCCTTGCTTGACTTGCGCCCGATCGCTCCGTCGGAATTGGCGTTCAACGCCATCGAACGCCACGCGGGGCCGGCCAAAGATCGTGGCATTTCGCTCGTCGCGAATGTGGCGGTGGACCTTCCCGAGGCACTGGCCGACGCAACCCGTATCGCGCACGTTTTCGACAACCTGATCACTAACGCGCTGAAGTACACGATGCCCGGAGGCGCCGTAACCATTGCTGCTCGTTGCGATGCGGAATTCGTCACGTTCTCTATTTCGGACACGGGCTGCGGAATTCCCGAAGAGTACCGAAGCCGCATCTTCGATCCGTTCTTCCGCGTACCGGGGCAAGACAAATCATCGGGCGTGGGCCTCGGTTTGGCGATCGTCAAGGAAATCGTAGTGGCGCATGGCGGCACGGTGACTGCTAGCAGCGGAGACGGGGCCGGCAGCGTGTTCACATTCACCTTGCGGCGCGCCGACGCGCCCGAATCGATGGAGACCTCGTAA
- a CDS encoding sigma-54 dependent transcriptional regulator encodes MDTENAALSILIVDDEANIRKTLAVCLEAEGHSVVSVGSASEAIQAVTRQSFALAFVDVRLGTTSGLDLVPELLTLAPWLKIVVITAYASIETAVEAMRRGAIDYIAKPFTPPQVLIAVRKMSEMRSLELRLQQVQHDLAGASPDVDLTSTSPVMQRALELARQVAQSEASVLILGESGTGKTVLAKVIHAWSRRARKPFGVVSCPSLSGELLESELFGHVRGSFTGAVRDNPGRVMACEGGTLFLDEIGELPLPLQPKLLRFIQDKEYESIGDVRTRRADVRIIAATNTDLALAVSDGRFREDLYYRLNVFQLEIPPLRERTADIVPIAKRLLAFFGTATHRGFLGFTDEAERVLTEYPWPGNLRELRNVIERATIVCTGDSVGIEHLPDSMVSRESQPRIGERISLAELEEQHIRRVLATTSSLQAAAEILGIDQATLWRRRKQYGIT; translated from the coding sequence ATGGACACCGAGAACGCCGCACTCTCAATTTTGATCGTCGATGACGAGGCCAACATCCGAAAGACGCTGGCCGTGTGCCTGGAGGCGGAGGGCCATTCCGTCGTATCGGTGGGGAGCGCGTCGGAGGCCATCCAGGCCGTAACACGGCAGAGTTTTGCGTTGGCGTTCGTCGATGTGCGTCTGGGCACAACCAGTGGACTGGATCTTGTTCCCGAGCTGCTGACGCTCGCGCCTTGGCTGAAGATTGTCGTCATCACGGCGTATGCATCGATAGAAACCGCGGTGGAGGCCATGCGGCGGGGGGCAATCGACTACATTGCGAAGCCCTTTACGCCGCCCCAAGTCCTGATTGCCGTGCGTAAGATGTCGGAAATGCGCTCTCTTGAATTAAGGCTGCAGCAAGTTCAGCACGACCTTGCGGGCGCAAGCCCGGATGTGGACCTTACCAGCACCAGCCCTGTTATGCAGCGCGCGCTCGAGTTGGCGCGGCAGGTAGCCCAGAGCGAGGCTTCTGTCCTGATCCTGGGCGAAAGCGGGACTGGTAAGACGGTCCTTGCGAAAGTCATTCATGCTTGGAGCCGCCGGGCACGCAAGCCCTTCGGCGTTGTGTCGTGCCCGTCGCTGTCCGGGGAGTTGCTTGAGAGTGAGTTATTCGGACATGTCCGCGGTTCGTTTACCGGTGCGGTGCGCGACAATCCCGGAAGAGTGATGGCGTGTGAAGGAGGGACCCTGTTTCTTGACGAAATCGGGGAACTGCCGCTGCCGTTGCAGCCAAAACTACTGCGATTTATTCAGGATAAGGAGTATGAGAGCATCGGCGACGTCAGAACACGGCGGGCCGATGTGCGCATCATTGCTGCAACGAATACCGATTTGGCGCTGGCGGTCTCGGATGGGCGATTCCGCGAGGATCTATACTACCGGCTGAATGTGTTTCAGTTGGAAATCCCACCGCTGCGCGAACGAACGGCGGACATCGTCCCCATTGCCAAACGATTACTCGCCTTCTTCGGCACGGCAACACACCGGGGCTTCCTTGGGTTTACGGACGAAGCCGAGCGTGTTTTGACCGAGTATCCGTGGCCGGGCAATCTGCGAGAGCTCCGAAACGTCATCGAACGCGCCACCATCGTGTGTACTGGCGATTCGGTGGGTATTGAGCATCTGCCTGATTCCATGGTTTCACGCGAAAGCCAACCCCGAATTGGCGAGCGTATCTCGCTTGCAGAACTGGAGGAACAGCACATCCGGCGGGTGCTGGCCACGACGAGTTCGCTTCAGGCGGCGGCGGAGATTCTGGGCATCGATCAAGCAACGCTGTGGCGCCGTCGCAAACAGTACGGTATCACGTAG
- a CDS encoding YraN family protein, whose amino-acid sequence MGAQGEDLAVRLLKQEGFIILGRNVEVGRYELDIIAREDDTIAFVEVKTRRDDGYAAPEANITPKKQRHIRSAAHRWLSDNEPEDVYFRFDVVTVVLPESGEPELLLIRDAFPDVRPVKASVSPRARMRRR is encoded by the coding sequence TTGGGCGCACAGGGCGAAGATTTGGCTGTCAGGCTTCTCAAACAGGAAGGGTTCATCATTCTGGGCCGAAACGTGGAAGTAGGGCGTTACGAGCTCGACATCATCGCGCGGGAAGACGACACGATTGCATTCGTGGAGGTCAAGACGCGCCGTGACGATGGGTACGCCGCGCCGGAAGCCAATATCACTCCGAAGAAACAGCGCCACATTCGTAGTGCTGCCCACCGCTGGCTGAGTGACAACGAGCCGGAGGACGTCTACTTCCGGTTCGACGTGGTGACGGTCGTGTTGCCCGAATCGGGCGAACCTGAGTTGCTGTTGATCCGCGACGCCTTTCCCGACGTGCGGCCGGTGAAGGCGAGCGTATCGCCGCGCGCCCGCATGCGCCGGAGATGA
- a CDS encoding segregation/condensation protein A gives MTTAAESSGTVEGLDGDFIVDQATDEVLRLHLEKFEGPLEVLLYLIKSQEIDIFDIPILKITEQYLRFLDLMQEENLEVTGDFLVMAATLIQIKSRMLLPADTDTGEEEEMEEDDPRLELVEKLLEYRRYRDVSARLLWLEEQRADWYTRNVKPVVEQPEEEEEDLLEVNLYDLVTAFRAYLRYFSDDLFHTVQGEGASVDQKIERIEELMSTHGSIAWTDLLGECKSRVELVCCFLAILELCRMGRMRVHQHGAFDEIRLYPAQQTAAV, from the coding sequence ATGACTACTGCTGCGGAATCGTCCGGAACCGTCGAGGGACTCGACGGCGACTTCATTGTCGATCAAGCTACCGACGAAGTATTGCGGCTGCACCTTGAGAAGTTCGAGGGGCCGCTGGAAGTGTTGCTGTACCTGATTAAGTCGCAGGAAATCGATATCTTCGATATTCCCATCCTGAAGATTACGGAACAATACCTGCGCTTCCTCGACCTCATGCAAGAGGAGAATCTGGAAGTTACGGGCGATTTCTTGGTCATGGCGGCCACACTCATTCAGATCAAATCGCGCATGTTGCTCCCCGCCGACACCGATACCGGCGAAGAAGAGGAAATGGAGGAGGACGATCCGCGGCTGGAGCTGGTGGAAAAGCTGCTGGAATACCGCCGGTACCGGGATGTGTCCGCGCGGTTGCTGTGGCTGGAAGAGCAACGGGCCGATTGGTATACGCGTAACGTGAAGCCGGTCGTTGAACAGCCCGAAGAGGAGGAAGAAGACCTGTTGGAGGTCAACCTCTACGACTTGGTGACGGCGTTTCGCGCATACTTGCGCTATTTCTCCGACGACCTGTTTCATACGGTTCAAGGGGAAGGCGCGTCGGTCGATCAGAAGATCGAACGTATCGAAGAACTCATGTCGACTCACGGAAGCATTGCGTGGACCGACCTCCTAGGCGAATGCAAGAGCCGTGTGGAACTCGTCTGCTGCTTCCTGGCCATCCTTGAGTTGTGCCGTATGGGGCGCATGCGCGTCCATCAACACGGAGCCTTCGACGAAATTCGCCTCTACCCTGCCCAGCAAACGGCGGCGGTGTGA
- a CDS encoding neutral/alkaline non-lysosomal ceramidase N-terminal domain-containing protein — MLQRISLSLLLGLLSVLQVQALEAGAAKVEITPPLDTPLNGYYDRLGRGALSVHDPVWVRCLFLDDDETPVLLVNSDLCMISRELRDRVLELAPAEVPKENILLTATHTHSAQGGMIRNMVVRCVSGRFVPEVLEATAQRFAEAMNQAIANRKRATIGFGVTTQTGLSVNRRVENGPTDPQIGVIRVDDSDGNIIALATNFAAHPTTVSGEDMMSISADYPGYYYNEVERVAGGSCVAMFLNGAEGNQRPATLEGKSGWQATEAIGTQLAAKAMEVAGTITCGEAKLHVGSSTPNLPPTLASDFVPSTTQLRTLEIGDLLLSFVPGEACVEIGLELRRLALERGYRAQFTVGLANDYLMYFVPRDLYPTLTYESAMTFYGPRIDSWFYREFDALMTRGTAMPERPVIEPWKLEEMSAGTPIVVSGDPFESGYRRGAAFREAIQATFQDSVVKPCDSGEWIPKDGLWGMAPRFMNLTPLALPRLGIGARPMLAGLSSDVLAEMEGVAEGAGMPFDAVWLTQCAPTFAAKTDRAPMYRSPFCTMFAAVGDRAGADDILAGRNFDWTRAEAPFVFDVRPPAGLRFLYVAFPWSLGVFTGMNEAGLAVSVERVDHLGEPTLDGPPVEFVLRGVLASAPDVTAASAALQAAVHVRGYHVMLVDASGKACVVEFGASITIREPYDGLLLGMDPATAGADPTAAKRYARLSTLLESERILDGDEIATYLRDADPGSTGMEQICNTDTRYSVVFVPKTKRMRVAFPDASGELGKPIEYGFGKQSR; from the coding sequence GTGCTTCAACGCATTTCTTTGTCACTACTACTGGGACTCCTGTCTGTTCTTCAAGTACAGGCCTTGGAGGCGGGGGCCGCCAAGGTGGAGATCACTCCGCCGCTCGATACACCGCTCAACGGTTATTACGACCGCTTGGGGCGTGGCGCACTATCTGTTCATGATCCGGTGTGGGTACGGTGCCTGTTTCTCGACGATGACGAAACCCCCGTCCTGCTCGTAAACTCGGACCTGTGCATGATCAGCAGGGAACTGCGGGATCGCGTGCTTGAGCTGGCGCCCGCGGAAGTGCCGAAAGAGAACATCCTCCTGACGGCCACGCACACCCACAGCGCGCAAGGCGGCATGATCCGCAACATGGTCGTGCGGTGCGTCTCGGGACGTTTCGTGCCCGAGGTGCTGGAGGCCACGGCCCAGCGATTCGCGGAGGCGATGAATCAAGCTATTGCGAATCGCAAGCGTGCGACGATCGGGTTCGGCGTAACGACGCAAACGGGCCTGAGCGTTAACCGCCGTGTTGAGAATGGTCCGACGGACCCGCAGATTGGCGTCATCCGAGTGGACGATTCGGATGGGAATATTATCGCGTTGGCGACGAATTTTGCCGCGCACCCGACAACGGTGAGCGGCGAGGACATGATGTCAATCAGCGCGGACTATCCCGGTTACTACTACAACGAGGTGGAACGCGTAGCAGGTGGCAGTTGTGTCGCGATGTTTTTGAACGGCGCGGAGGGCAACCAGCGGCCCGCGACTCTCGAAGGCAAGTCCGGATGGCAAGCGACGGAAGCCATCGGCACGCAATTGGCGGCCAAAGCAATGGAGGTAGCGGGGACTATCACGTGCGGCGAAGCAAAGCTTCACGTCGGATCATCTACGCCGAACCTCCCTCCCACGCTCGCTTCCGATTTTGTGCCTTCAACAACCCAATTGCGAACGCTGGAAATCGGCGATCTTCTCCTTAGTTTCGTGCCTGGCGAAGCGTGCGTGGAGATTGGTCTTGAGTTGCGCAGATTGGCGCTGGAGCGCGGGTACAGGGCGCAATTCACCGTGGGGCTCGCGAACGATTACCTCATGTATTTCGTACCCCGCGATCTGTACCCAACGCTGACCTACGAAAGCGCGATGACGTTCTACGGTCCTCGAATCGATTCGTGGTTCTATCGCGAGTTCGACGCATTAATGACGCGTGGAACGGCGATGCCGGAGCGGCCGGTCATCGAGCCGTGGAAGCTCGAGGAGATGAGCGCTGGAACGCCCATCGTCGTCTCCGGCGATCCTTTCGAATCGGGATACCGCAGGGGAGCTGCATTTCGCGAGGCGATACAAGCGACGTTTCAAGATTCGGTTGTCAAACCGTGCGACAGCGGAGAATGGATACCCAAGGATGGCCTTTGGGGCATGGCTCCTCGCTTCATGAATCTGACGCCGTTGGCGTTGCCGCGTCTGGGTATCGGAGCCCGCCCGATGTTGGCAGGGTTATCGTCTGACGTGCTGGCGGAAATGGAGGGCGTAGCGGAAGGTGCAGGGATGCCATTCGATGCCGTCTGGCTGACACAGTGCGCACCGACTTTCGCGGCCAAGACGGACCGGGCTCCCATGTACCGGTCGCCGTTCTGCACGATGTTTGCTGCCGTGGGAGACCGGGCAGGGGCTGACGACATTCTGGCTGGGCGAAACTTCGACTGGACGCGTGCCGAGGCTCCGTTCGTATTCGATGTGAGGCCGCCGGCCGGACTTCGTTTTCTATATGTCGCCTTCCCCTGGTCTTTGGGCGTCTTCACGGGCATGAACGAGGCTGGACTTGCGGTAAGTGTCGAGCGCGTAGACCACTTGGGCGAGCCTACGCTCGATGGCCCGCCTGTCGAATTTGTGTTGCGCGGGGTGCTCGCTTCCGCACCGGACGTGACAGCGGCAAGTGCCGCACTTCAAGCCGCAGTACACGTCCGGGGGTACCACGTGATGCTTGTCGACGCGTCGGGTAAGGCGTGCGTGGTCGAATTCGGAGCCAGCATTACCATACGCGAGCCGTACGATGGACTGTTACTCGGAATGGACCCCGCGACAGCGGGTGCGGACCCGACCGCGGCGAAGCGCTATGCGCGGTTGTCTACTCTGCTGGAGTCGGAACGCATTCTCGATGGAGACGAGATCGCCACGTATTTGCGTGATGCGGACCCAGGAAGCACGGGCATGGAGCAGATCTGCAATACGGACACGCGATATAGCGTCGTTTTTGTGCCCAAGACCAAGCGTATGCGAGTGGCGTTTCCGGACGCGTCCGGCGAATTGGGCAAACCGATCGAATACGGATTTGGGAAGCAGAGCCGATGA
- a CDS encoding enoyl-CoA hydratase/isomerase family protein — MAYQFILTDKAGGCGTITLNRPKANALSLELVTEIGSAVQNFIEDAEVRCILITGGEGKFFSGGADIPSLGSSLGAPFAEGQPLPAGLKTMDIIENSPKPVIAAVNGIAVGGGCELTLACHFRLAADTAVFGQPEINLGIVPGWGGCHRLPRLIGEARALDWMLTGRMINAQEALASGLVLKVVPLPELANAARELAGALAGKPAVATRAILRAVRERALQPDRGKALEAEAFAEAAASRDAAEGVAAFIEKRPPNFTGA, encoded by the coding sequence ATGGCATATCAATTCATCCTCACGGACAAGGCCGGCGGTTGTGGAACGATCACACTGAACCGGCCCAAGGCGAACGCGCTTTCGCTGGAATTGGTGACGGAAATCGGGTCCGCGGTGCAGAACTTTATCGAGGACGCGGAAGTCCGATGCATCCTTATCACGGGAGGCGAAGGCAAGTTCTTTAGCGGTGGCGCGGATATCCCCAGTCTAGGGAGTTCCCTGGGAGCCCCATTCGCCGAAGGGCAGCCGCTTCCCGCGGGCCTCAAGACCATGGACATCATCGAAAACAGTCCCAAGCCCGTGATCGCCGCGGTGAACGGCATCGCCGTGGGCGGCGGTTGCGAACTGACTCTGGCGTGCCATTTTCGACTCGCGGCAGACACAGCCGTGTTCGGCCAGCCGGAAATCAATCTGGGCATCGTACCGGGATGGGGCGGATGCCACCGGCTGCCGCGGCTCATCGGCGAGGCGCGCGCATTGGATTGGATGCTGACTGGCCGCATGATCAACGCACAGGAAGCGCTTGCCTCCGGTCTCGTGCTGAAGGTCGTGCCGCTTCCGGAATTGGCCAATGCGGCCCGTGAACTGGCGGGTGCGCTTGCAGGAAAACCCGCCGTGGCGACAAGGGCAATACTTCGGGCCGTGCGCGAGCGCGCGCTTCAACCCGACAGGGGCAAGGCGCTGGAAGCCGAGGCATTCGCCGAAGCGGCCGCGAGTCGCGACGCCGCGGAGGGCGTTGCGGCATTTATCGAGAAGCGTCCCCCAAACTTCACAGGCGCATAA